A region of the Desulfobulbaceae bacterium genome:
TTTTTGTGACGCCATCATCTTTGTGACATCAAAAAACACTGCGTCTGTGGGCGACCACAATTCCATCCAAACTGAAAACAATCTCAAAAGGACCGTTCGGAGCAATAAGCTGGTCATATAAATCCTTCTTATCCCCATTCAGCGTGGTATCCAGGACCAAAAAGTTAATATCTTCAGGGTTTCCGGGATTTTCACCATCTATCCCCCAATTGGCCGTAATGAAAGGATTAGGAAACTCATAGATCCCCTGACGCTGGGAGAGATGCGGGACAATATAGTATGTCGCCGTAACACGAGCATCTGATGGCACTAATGCTAAAGCGGCACGCACCGCCGGATGTTTGTCATGAGGAGAGGCCCAGATACCGGTTCGAAAAGATTTCCCAAATGGCGAAGGGGACCACTCACGGTTGAACCACACAGCAGCACAGAGCAAGACTACTACCCCCGGAATCACCCATATCTTCCTTTTCGACAGCCGCGACAGAGCTTCCACTGTTCCCAAGAAAACCGCAGCGGTGATAATCGCCGAATAGTGATATTTAATATCATGGGTATAGCCATGAGCTGAGATGACATTGACCAACAGTTGCGGCAGTCCGATCAAGGTGACCGGGGACAACAGACAAAGGCCCGCGACTGGCGCAAAGAGTTTCAAATAGTAGATAAGGCAATCAGCACGTGTACCCGCCTCCCACAACACAACTGGATTCCTAATGATCCCGGAGACTACTTCAATGACGCTTGACCCAAATCCAGGAAACAAGTTACCGTAAAATGGGCCTTGGCCATCGTTGGCAGATGGAATAATGAGTTTAGTGCACAAAAGCCACCACATCACCGAAACACTCATGGTGAGTAGGCCCGCTGTCATCACACCGCTGCCACCAGACGGCTCAGGCCCTTGCCGTCTCATCCACCAGCCTTGAGCAAATATTAACCCACCCATCACCAATAGGGCCAAAGCGGCATCCTCTTTGGAAGCCAAACAACCCCCCACAGCGACGGCAAACCATTTCCACGACCTTCGGCTCGCCAGCCACCAGGCAAAAATCAGTGGTGTGATAATCAAGGCGTCAGGATGAAAATGCCACCAATTGATCCACTCAAGGGAAGGATACAGCAGAAATGCTCCGGCAGGAACCAAAGCAACCCAAGGACCACCAAGACGATCCTTGGCCAGCAACCACAGAGGAAGCGCGCCAAGCCCAAGCACAACCGTCTGCGCCAGGTAGAGAAATTTAGGGCCTGCGCCCAGCCAGTAGAAAGGAACAAAGAGGAGTGTGATTAAATTGACATGATGCCCGAAATAATTAAGGCCACGAACAGTAAGAAAGGGAGTCTTAAACCGGGAGAGGAGCCATATCCCCTGATCGTATATCCCCATATCATAACCAAAGGTGCCAAAATTAGCCTGTTGCGACCAGGTCAAATATCCAAAAACAAGAGTATATGTTGCTATCATTGCCGCAAGAAACCACATAGCCACTCGGCAAAGCGCCTGCCCCTCTTCTGCTGCATTAATACCAGTGCTCTTCATCGTCTGCCCTCTGCTACATTTATCTTTTCCCGCCCATGATAACCTCACGGACCAGATACAGAGGGCGCTGTTTAACCTCCTGATACACCTGCCCCAAGTACTCGCCGACCACTCCCACGGCAAACAGATTTGCAGAACCAAAAAAAAGAATCAAAATGGTTAACGAAGTCCACCCGCTCACCGCCTTTCCTGTAAACCAGGAGAATAGAGCCTGCCCCCCGAGTAAGAGGGCAATAGCAACACCTAGCGCACCAATGCCCATAATCCAAGTCAAGGGCCGTGCAGTAAATGAAATAATGGCAGTAAGCGCCAGCCGCACCAACTGCCGTATTGACCATCGCCCTGTGCCGGCCAAACGTTCTGCTACGTTAAAATGAATAGTCTGACGCTTAAAGCCGACCCATTGAGCCATTCCTCGAAAAAATCGCCCGCGTTCTCCCAGGGCAAGCACGGCATCCACAGCTGTCCGGTCGAGCAGCTGAAAATCAGAGCCCCCTTCCAAATCAAGACCGGTCGCCGCCAGCATCATCCGATTAAAAAGACTCGCGCGCAGACGAACATGCCATGGATCACTAACACGCCCCTGTTTAATGGCTGCGACAACCTCCACACCCCCCTGCCGCCAGAGAGCGATCATCTCAGGCAGAATGGCGGGGGGATGCTGGCCATCGCCGTCCATCACCACTACAGCGCTGCCGGTGGCATGACGAAGGCCAGCCACAATCGCCGCCTCCTTGCCAAAATTCCGTGAAAAACATATCCCCACAATTCGCGGATCAACAGCAGCAAGTTCTCGGATACGCTCACTGGTGTCATCACGGCTTCCATCATCGACAAATATCAGCTCATAATCTACGGATACTGACAACAACGCCTCATGCACCTTCTCCGCGAAAAGCGCCAGGACCTGCCCCTCGTTAAACATCGGAGCCACCACGCTCACTTTACCCTGTGTCTTGGTCATAAAACCTCATTGTAGTCGATCATGCCCCCTGAACCGAAGATAATCTACATTTCACTTAGGGACTCGAAAATTACCAATTTTACCATAACGCATCCCGGCTTTGGGCCATCTTTGGTCGCACCTCAATCACAAAATCCTCGACGTAGCGCTGCTACGCCTGCGGTTTTGTTCAATCGGTGCAACCAAATCTGACCCAGATCCGGGCGCGATCCAGGTAAATTGGTAATTTCCGAGTCCCTTACTTATGCACTTATTATACGAATCCAGGCTATTTTCTATTTCGATTACCCCGATTTAGTCGACATATGTGGGGTAAAAATTACCCACTTGCACACCGCAAAATTCGCCAGGGCGCAACAGCCATCAACCCCGATCTTTCCCATCGTCTGGAACAGAAAATGCTCGCTGAGCGATAAGGTTTCGATGAGAGCCCACAACAGAAAAGTTGACACGGCCATTGATGCATAGAGCAAGAAGAGATACAGCGCCGCCTCACGACCTAAGGATAGAGCGCCTCCACCTGAGCGGGAAAAGGTTACAGCACGGTTGACCCAAAAAGTATACACCGCCCCGATGTGTCGTGCGGTGATGTTGGCAAGCGCAAGCCCCCAACCCAAGGTCCGAAAGCAGTAAAAACTTAAGGCATCGAGGGCCAAGCCCGTGACCCCTACCACCAGATACAAGATCAGTTCTTTACGAATGGCTCCATACAGCATTAGCGTACCAGGAAAAAGTCAGGAGATCGAAAGTAACGATAAAAAAAGGGCACCCTCCATAATTTTCTTTGGAGAATGCCCTTTTTGCTGGCAATCGTCAAGCGTCAACGAAGCCTCAGTG
Encoded here:
- a CDS encoding DUF2079 domain-containing protein, with amino-acid sequence MKSTGINAAEEGQALCRVAMWFLAAMIATYTLVFGYLTWSQQANFGTFGYDMGIYDQGIWLLSRFKTPFLTVRGLNYFGHHVNLITLLFVPFYWLGAGPKFLYLAQTVVLGLGALPLWLLAKDRLGGPWVALVPAGAFLLYPSLEWINWWHFHPDALIITPLIFAWWLASRRSWKWFAVAVGGCLASKEDAALALLVMGGLIFAQGWWMRRQGPEPSGGSGVMTAGLLTMSVSVMWWLLCTKLIIPSANDGQGPFYGNLFPGFGSSVIEVVSGIIRNPVVLWEAGTRADCLIYYLKLFAPVAGLCLLSPVTLIGLPQLLVNVISAHGYTHDIKYHYSAIITAAVFLGTVEALSRLSKRKIWVIPGVVVLLCAAVWFNREWSPSPFGKSFRTGIWASPHDKHPAVRAALALVPSDARVTATYYIVPHLSQRQGIYEFPNPFITANWGIDGENPGNPEDINFLVLDTTLNGDKKDLYDQLIAPNGPFEIVFSLDGIVVAHRRSVF
- a CDS encoding glycosyltransferase family 2 protein, producing the protein MTKTQGKVSVVAPMFNEGQVLALFAEKVHEALLSVSVDYELIFVDDGSRDDTSERIRELAAVDPRIVGICFSRNFGKEAAIVAGLRHATGSAVVVMDGDGQHPPAILPEMIALWRQGGVEVVAAIKQGRVSDPWHVRLRASLFNRMMLAATGLDLEGGSDFQLLDRTAVDAVLALGERGRFFRGMAQWVGFKRQTIHFNVAERLAGTGRWSIRQLVRLALTAIISFTARPLTWIMGIGALGVAIALLLGGQALFSWFTGKAVSGWTSLTILILFFGSANLFAVGVVGEYLGQVYQEVKQRPLYLVREVIMGGKR
- a CDS encoding GtrA family protein, yielding MLYGAIRKELILYLVVGVTGLALDALSFYCFRTLGWGLALANITARHIGAVYTFWVNRAVTFSRSGGGALSLGREAALYLFLLYASMAVSTFLLWALIETLSLSEHFLFQTMGKIGVDGCCALANFAVCKWVIFTPHMSTKSG